From a region of the Impatiens glandulifera chromosome 4, dImpGla2.1, whole genome shotgun sequence genome:
- the LOC124935257 gene encoding uncharacterized protein LOC124935257 — protein sequence MASFVNTSKLSLKIFYDKKSKKVLFAEADKEAVDFLVCILSLPLTTVTRLLSKSVIRMVGCLNNFRESVSNMHKINFPDGENKVFLLKPLHSCSVQAPFLLPDRAIYKIYKCSTHNYKYTISSTENGKICSCLNGVPIEGGIVKAGSGIAILKGYVKYIVMDNLLVKPISSMSRICLLKDFNVKDLGNVHEIVVDLGFDEGLMILKAAMEGESVFTSVFLQKLV from the exons ATGGCAAGTTTTGTTAATACTAGCAAATTGAGCTTGaagattttttatgataaaaagaGTAAGAAAGTATTGTTTGCAGAAGCAGACAAAGAGGCAGTTGATTTTCTAGTTTGTATTCTTTCTCTACCATTAACCACAGTCACAAGGCTCCTCTCCAAATCAGTGATAAGAATGGTCGGATGTTTGAATAATTTCCGTGAGAGTGTTTCGAACATGCATAAAATCAACTTCCCTGATGGCGAGAACAAGGTTTTTCTCTTAAAGCCATTGCACTCTTGCTCAGTACAG GCACCTTTCTTGCTGCCGGATCGTGCCATCTATAAGATCTACAAATGCTCAACtcacaattataaatatactaTTAGCTCGACCGAAAATGGTAAAATATGCTCTTGTTTAAATGGCGTTCCAATAGAGGGAGGGATAGTTAAAGCAGGCAGTGGCATTGCTATTCTGAAAGGTTATGTGAAATATATTGTGATGGATAATTTATTGGTCAAACCAATTTCAAGCATGTCTAGAATTTGTTTGTTGAAAGATTTCAATGTCAAGGATCTTGGTAATGTTCACGAAATAGTGGTTGATTTGGGCTTCGATGAG ggtCTTATGATATTAAAGGCAGCTATGGAAGGGGAGTCGGTATTTACAAGTGTATTCCTTCAGAAATTGGTGTAA